The proteins below come from a single Leptospiraceae bacterium genomic window:
- a CDS encoding metallophosphoesterase, with translation MKLILRYTLLFAFLFTSNSCEFLFHRIHNPKPTAKDRNVIENSFDLKRSGELRFIAIGDWGEKGKFFQKDVALAMQTVELGEQIDFILTAGDNFYPSGVKDLSDPHFKESFEDMYKFSKPIPWYITLGNHDYMGDIQSLVDYGNKNPNWILPHTYYSFERKISEKENAFFLITDTNEFVDILGFLSYRSYMRNEKGKKQLNWMEEQLKTSKAKWKIVVGHHPIYSAGAHGDTKVLQKEFLEILEKNKVDLYLAGHEHDLQYLKHPDKKIHFFISGGGSKIREMKSSPYTVFAASQAGFAVIAINEKSIYLRFINESGKQIYETTIE, from the coding sequence ATGAAATTAATTCTTCGTTATACTTTGCTTTTTGCTTTCCTATTCACAAGTAATTCCTGTGAATTTTTATTTCATCGTATTCATAATCCTAAACCGACAGCAAAAGATAGGAATGTAATCGAAAATTCTTTTGATTTGAAACGGAGCGGTGAATTGCGATTTATCGCAATTGGAGATTGGGGAGAGAAAGGAAAATTTTTTCAGAAAGACGTGGCACTTGCGATGCAGACAGTAGAACTAGGGGAGCAAATTGATTTTATCCTCACGGCAGGTGATAACTTTTATCCTTCTGGAGTAAAAGATCTATCGGATCCACATTTCAAGGAGTCTTTCGAAGATATGTATAAATTTTCGAAACCAATTCCCTGGTATATTACACTGGGCAATCACGATTATATGGGCGATATACAGTCGTTAGTCGATTACGGAAATAAAAATCCGAATTGGATTCTTCCGCATACCTATTATTCATTCGAAAGAAAAATTTCAGAAAAAGAAAATGCATTTTTCCTTATCACTGACACAAATGAGTTCGTCGATATACTTGGATTTTTATCCTATCGCTCTTACATGAGAAATGAAAAAGGAAAAAAACAACTTAATTGGATGGAAGAACAATTAAAAACTTCTAAAGCAAAATGGAAAATTGTAGTTGGGCATCATCCCATTTATTCGGCTGGAGCACATGGAGATACAAAAGTCCTACAAAAAGAATTTTTAGAAATCCTAGAAAAAAATAAAGTCGATTTATATTTAGCAGGTCACGAACACGACTTACAATACTTAAAACATCCAGACAAAAAGATTCACTTTTTTATATCAGGTGGAGGTTCCAAAATACGCGAAATGAAGTCTAGTCCTTACACAGTGTTTGCCGCAAGCCAAGCGGGCTTTGCTGTTATTGCAATCAATGAAAAATCCATTTACTTACGATTTATTAACGAAAGTGGTAAACAAATATATGAAACGACCATCGAGTAA
- a CDS encoding OB-fold domain-containing protein: protein MNILKGKKCNSCSFLMLDPSFACPSCGSDLLSEIDFKGEGTIYTYTVVNVGFGHLAGKAPYVLAIVDLNEGLKVLTIVEDANLQTVAIGDKVNFKHLDERHEPIFQAA from the coding sequence ATGAATATACTCAAAGGAAAAAAATGTAATTCTTGTAGTTTTCTCATGCTCGATCCATCATTTGCTTGCCCAAGTTGTGGCAGTGATTTACTGAGCGAAATCGATTTTAAAGGAGAAGGCACTATCTATACCTACACTGTAGTGAATGTAGGATTCGGTCATTTAGCGGGTAAGGCTCCTTATGTGCTTGCAATTGTAGATTTGAATGAAGGACTCAAGGTTCTGACTATCGTCGAAGATGCAAATTTACAAACTGTCGCCATCGGGGATAAAGTCAATTTCAAACATTTGGATGAAAGACACGAGCCAATCTTTCAAGCGGCATAG
- a CDS encoding CopG family transcriptional regulator, producing the protein MAKTITLRVEDTLYSLFKNAASGERRTISNFLENAALHYLVSESAVSDSEMEEILKDKTLVTALRKGREEIKKGKYKIVK; encoded by the coding sequence ATGGCAAAAACAATTACTCTTCGCGTCGAAGATACACTGTATTCTCTATTTAAAAACGCTGCATCCGGTGAAAGACGTACAATTTCTAATTTTCTGGAAAATGCTGCTCTGCATTATCTAGTATCAGAAAGTGCTGTTTCTGATTCGGAAATGGAAGAAATTCTTAAAGATAAAACATTAGTAACTGCTCTTAGAAAAGGACGAGAAGAAATCAAGAAAGGAAAATACAAAATTGTCAAATAA
- a CDS encoding thiolase domain-containing protein → MREVSIIGAFQTKHGNHADKHLRELVTEAGNGAIKDSGIDRKEIQAVFVGNYAGNEFNSQNTMASYVSTILGIGNVPSYRLEGACASGGLALNQGFHAVASGRFDTVLVLGVEKMNTQDPTKTMEIVSKGQDFEFEGKFCVSGPSGFALNAMRHMHEFGTTKEMLSTVAEKNYFHGSKNPYAHKQKVVSFKNIMNARMVTTPLGFHDMSLVTDAAACVVITTREKAKSISKKPVVIKASAIGGDYFTLSMKKDSVSFPATVKAAEEAFKMADVKREDIDVLECHDCFTITEIINIEDLGFVEKGKGGFYTLDGHTRLGGKLPVNTSGGLKAKGHPVGATGVGQVVEMTFQLREESGERQVKNARTALTHVLGGPGAVAAIHILQKDFS, encoded by the coding sequence ATGAGAGAAGTATCAATTATTGGAGCGTTTCAAACGAAACATGGGAATCATGCAGACAAACATTTGCGTGAGTTGGTAACTGAAGCGGGTAACGGCGCGATTAAAGATTCTGGAATTGACCGCAAAGAAATCCAAGCAGTCTTTGTGGGAAATTATGCAGGCAATGAATTTAATAGCCAGAACACGATGGCATCTTACGTTTCTACTATATTAGGAATTGGTAATGTTCCATCCTACAGACTCGAAGGTGCATGTGCTTCAGGCGGTCTTGCGCTAAACCAAGGCTTTCATGCTGTGGCAAGTGGTCGGTTTGACACGGTTCTCGTTCTCGGTGTAGAAAAGATGAATACACAAGACCCAACTAAGACAATGGAAATTGTAAGTAAAGGACAAGACTTTGAGTTTGAAGGCAAATTCTGCGTATCCGGCCCTTCTGGCTTTGCGTTAAACGCTATGCGACACATGCACGAGTTTGGAACAACTAAGGAAATGCTTTCTACTGTTGCCGAAAAAAATTACTTTCATGGAAGTAAAAATCCTTATGCGCACAAACAAAAAGTAGTTTCTTTTAAGAATATTATGAACGCTAGAATGGTGACAACTCCTCTTGGATTTCACGATATGTCGCTCGTAACCGATGCAGCGGCTTGTGTGGTAATCACAACTCGCGAGAAAGCAAAATCCATTTCTAAAAAACCAGTTGTAATCAAAGCATCAGCAATTGGTGGCGATTACTTCACATTATCCATGAAGAAAGATTCTGTAAGTTTTCCAGCTACCGTTAAGGCGGCAGAAGAAGCATTTAAAATGGCAGACGTTAAGCGCGAAGATATTGACGTTCTAGAATGCCATGATTGTTTTACAATTACCGAAATTATCAATATCGAAGACTTGGGATTTGTTGAAAAAGGAAAAGGCGGTTTCTACACTTTAGACGGTCATACTAGACTTGGCGGCAAATTACCAGTAAACACATCCGGTGGTCTAAAAGCAAAAGGTCATCCGGTAGGAGCAACAGGAGTTGGACAAGTAGTCGAAATGACTTTTCAATTAAGAGAAGAGTCTGGAGAGAGACAAGTTAAAAACGCTCGCACAGCTCTTACTCATGTATTAGGCGGACCCGGTGCCGTTGCGGCAATTCATATTTTACAAAAGGATTTTTCATAA
- a CDS encoding type II toxin-antitoxin system RelE/ParE family toxin has translation MSNKFKIAETESFQKKLESRDFKHLKSKISEFVYPILQMNPFYGSNIKKLKGEFEGFYRFRIGKYRLFYVIQENELLVISVDIEKRKDAY, from the coding sequence TTGTCAAATAAATTCAAAATTGCAGAAACTGAATCGTTTCAGAAAAAATTAGAGTCCCGAGATTTTAAACATTTAAAAAGCAAAATTTCTGAATTTGTATATCCAATCCTGCAAATGAATCCTTTTTATGGATCGAATATTAAAAAACTAAAAGGAGAATTTGAAGGATTCTATAGATTTCGCATCGGAAAATATCGACTATTCTATGTTATCCAAGAGAATGAGTTGTTAGTAATATCTGTCGACATTGAAAAAAGAAAAGACGCCTATTGA